The region AAACAACCATTTGAGCTCCATCTCCACGACGAGGCATTGTCTTGTAAATACGTGTGTATCCACCTTGACGACCTTCGTAGCGTGAAGACAAGTCACTGAATAACTTTTGAAGTGCTGAGGTAATCTTAACATCATCATTATCTTCAGCAACATCAGCAACTACATTGCGAACGTAAGCAGCAGCTTGACGACGGGCGTGTAAATCGCCGCGTTTACCCAAAGTAATCATTTTTTCAGTTGTTGAACGAACTTCTTTCGCACGAGCTTCAGTAGTAACAATCTTCTCATTTACAATCAATTCAGT is a window of Pediococcus claussenii ATCC BAA-344 DNA encoding:
- the rplQ gene encoding 50S ribosomal protein L17, encoding MSYRKLGRTSSQRKALLRNLTTELIVNEKIVTTEARAKEVRSTTEKMITLGKRGDLHARRQAAAYVRNVVADVAEDNDDVKITSALQKLFSDLSSRYEGRQGGYTRIYKTMPRRGDGAQMVVLELVD